A genome region from Neptunomonas japonica JAMM 1380 includes the following:
- a CDS encoding 3-oxoacid CoA-transferase subunit B — protein sequence MALTREQIAIRVARELQDGFYVNLGIGIPTLVANYVPEGMEVMLQSENGLLGMGQFPTEDEIDADMINAGKQTVTTVTGASIFSSAESFAMIRGGHVDLTVLGAFEVDISGNIASYMIPGKLIKGMGGAMDLVAGADNIIVTMTHASKHGESKLLTKCSLPLTGAGCIKKVLTDLAYIEIEDGAFILKERAPGVSVEEIVSKTEGKMIVPDHVPEMVF from the coding sequence ATGGCACTAACACGTGAACAAATTGCAATCCGTGTCGCTCGCGAACTGCAGGACGGCTTCTATGTAAACTTAGGTATAGGCATTCCTACTCTTGTAGCAAACTACGTTCCTGAAGGAATGGAAGTTATGCTGCAATCAGAGAACGGACTGCTAGGCATGGGACAGTTCCCAACAGAAGATGAAATTGATGCCGATATGATTAATGCTGGCAAGCAAACAGTGACCACTGTTACTGGCGCATCGATTTTCTCATCAGCTGAATCTTTTGCCATGATCCGTGGCGGACATGTAGATTTAACCGTACTAGGTGCGTTTGAAGTTGATATTTCAGGCAATATTGCATCTTACATGATCCCAGGAAAACTCATCAAAGGCATGGGTGGAGCAATGGACTTGGTCGCGGGCGCTGACAACATTATTGTCACCATGACTCATGCATCAAAACACGGCGAGTCCAAACTTTTAACTAAATGCTCGCTACCGTTAACCGGTGCAGGATGCATTAAAAAAGTATTAACCGATCTTGCTTATATAGAAATTGAAGATGGTGCTTTCATATTGAAAGAAAGAGCACCGGGCGTTTCTGTAGAAGAGATTGTGTCAAAGACAGAAGGAAAAATGATTGTACCTGATCATGTACCTGAAATGGTTTTCTAA
- a CDS encoding CoA transferase subunit A — translation MSGFNKVVNSYDEAMAGLEDGMTVIAGGFGLCGIPENLIAQVKKMGTKDLTIVSNNCGVDGFGLGVLLEDRQVKKMVSSYVGENALFMQQLLAGELEVELTPQGTLAEKMRAGGAGIPAFYTATGYGTPVAEGKDVREFNGRNYILEESITGDFAIVKGWKADKFGNVIYRHTAQNFNPMAATAGKITVVEVEEIVEPGELDPAHIHTPGIYVDRLIVGTFEKRIEQRTVRT, via the coding sequence ATGTCGGGTTTTAACAAAGTAGTCAATAGCTACGATGAAGCAATGGCGGGACTTGAGGATGGCATGACTGTCATCGCTGGAGGTTTTGGTCTTTGTGGTATTCCAGAAAACTTAATTGCCCAAGTTAAAAAAATGGGCACAAAAGATCTCACTATTGTTTCCAACAACTGCGGTGTTGACGGATTCGGTCTGGGCGTTTTATTAGAAGATCGCCAAGTAAAGAAAATGGTCTCATCCTATGTCGGTGAGAATGCATTATTTATGCAACAGTTGCTGGCGGGCGAATTAGAAGTTGAGCTTACTCCACAAGGCACCCTCGCTGAAAAAATGCGTGCTGGCGGTGCTGGAATTCCTGCATTTTATACTGCAACAGGCTACGGAACGCCCGTCGCTGAAGGTAAAGATGTACGCGAATTCAATGGTCGCAACTATATTCTTGAAGAGTCCATCACTGGCGATTTTGCTATCGTTAAAGGTTGGAAAGCCGATAAATTCGGTAACGTAATATACCGCCATACTGCACAAAACTTTAATCCAATGGCCGCAACCGCCGGAAAAATTACGGTTGTTGAAGTGGAAGAGATTGTAGAGCCTGGTGAATTAGACCCAGCTCATATTCACACCCCGGGTATCTACGTTGATCGCCTCATTGTAGGCACTTTCGAAAAACGCATTGAACAACGCACTGTCCGTACGTAA
- a CDS encoding LysR family transcriptional regulator, producing the protein MNITVKQLRAFVAVANTQSFTEACAVVHLSQPALSVAIKNLEEGLGGPLFSRTTRTLSLTPEGEAFYPTAQRLLADLDEAYEEMHNRFSLFRGKVAIASMPSFASNQLPIALRNFRDKYPHINMTVHDVIAEDVVDMVRDGRVEVGVSFDPGNTEDLLFNPLFDDRFIAVLPKGHPLAQYKAIKWQHLLESDFIILQRPSSIRLLVEAMLEEEGLSLTPQFETHQLATIGRMVATGLGVSVVPSLCLGQMTELGAVCCALESPIITRPVGVITRRRYPLSAAAKGLVDVLLTTY; encoded by the coding sequence ATGAATATAACAGTTAAACAATTACGTGCATTTGTTGCTGTTGCTAATACGCAAAGCTTTACTGAGGCTTGTGCTGTTGTGCATCTTTCACAACCTGCGTTAAGTGTGGCGATTAAAAATTTAGAAGAAGGCTTAGGCGGGCCACTTTTTTCACGCACCACCCGAACATTATCTCTAACGCCAGAAGGCGAAGCTTTTTATCCAACAGCCCAGCGTTTATTAGCTGATCTAGATGAAGCTTATGAAGAGATGCACAATCGCTTTTCATTGTTTAGAGGTAAAGTGGCTATCGCAAGTATGCCTTCTTTTGCATCAAACCAGTTACCAATTGCGCTTCGAAACTTTCGTGATAAATACCCACATATTAATATGACAGTACATGACGTCATTGCGGAAGATGTCGTTGATATGGTTAGGGATGGACGGGTTGAGGTTGGTGTATCTTTTGACCCAGGTAATACCGAAGATTTACTTTTTAATCCATTATTTGATGACCGGTTTATCGCGGTACTACCTAAAGGTCATCCTTTAGCCCAGTACAAGGCTATTAAATGGCAGCATTTGTTAGAAAGTGATTTTATTATATTGCAGCGCCCTTCAAGTATTCGTTTACTAGTAGAGGCCATGCTCGAAGAAGAAGGGTTGTCGTTAACTCCACAGTTTGAAACTCATCAGTTAGCAACCATTGGGCGTATGGTTGCTACGGGGCTAGGAGTGAGTGTGGTGCCATCGTTATGCTTAGGACAAATGACTGAGTTAGGTGCTGTATGCTGTGCATTAGAGTCGCCAATAATTACCAGGCCCGTTGGCGTTATAACACGACGCCGTTACCCACTTTCTGCCGCCGCTAAAGGCTTAGTTGATGTTTTGCTAACTACTTACTGA
- a CDS encoding CreA family protein has protein sequence MFKSTYLLPFFLIAPLLSGCSDNEVGNVSLGVFTTKDIKLVIVKDPVVTGVSCHIAHVEANLNFSDPSDMSIACRQTGPITLPMISAIDKSKSGEVVFKTSKSILFKSLKVRRIYDAQNKTLIYVSYSTKEIQGSHKHSLSTVPLWGNPVWDQVESTEANNEHNQPQ, from the coding sequence ATGTTCAAGTCTACATACCTTCTTCCCTTCTTTTTAATAGCACCTCTTCTTTCTGGCTGTTCAGATAATGAGGTAGGAAATGTAAGTTTGGGCGTATTTACGACAAAAGACATTAAGCTGGTAATCGTCAAAGATCCAGTCGTCACAGGTGTTAGTTGTCATATTGCACATGTTGAAGCCAACTTAAATTTTTCAGACCCTTCTGATATGTCCATCGCGTGCCGTCAAACAGGCCCTATCACCCTTCCTATGATATCGGCAATAGATAAAAGTAAATCAGGTGAAGTTGTTTTCAAAACATCCAAAAGCATTCTTTTTAAAAGCTTAAAAGTAAGACGAATTTATGATGCACAGAACAAAACTCTCATCTATGTCAGTTATTCCACAAAGGAAATACAAGGGAGTCATAAGCATTCGTTATCTACGGTTCCACTATGGGGGAACCCTGTTTGGGATCAGGTTGAAAGCACAGAAGCCAACAACGAACACAACCAGCCTCAGTAA
- a CDS encoding TIGR00730 family Rossman fold protein, translated as MKIAVFCGSGTGANPIFATEAQRLGRLLVEDGHELVYGGGKTGLMGVIADTVLQEGGKVYGVMPMALKDREVQHRGVTELFIVADMHERKAKMAELADAFIAMPGGIGTLEEIFEIWTWGQLGYHQKACGFLNVAGYYDQLLGFMNTVVDQEFMRSEYADMMQVSAEPAELLEMLCNYAAPQEKWS; from the coding sequence ATGAAAATAGCAGTTTTTTGTGGGTCAGGCACTGGTGCGAATCCTATCTTTGCGACAGAAGCGCAACGCTTGGGGCGGTTATTAGTCGAGGATGGTCATGAACTTGTATACGGAGGGGGAAAAACCGGTTTAATGGGCGTTATTGCTGACACGGTTTTACAAGAAGGTGGCAAGGTTTATGGTGTAATGCCTATGGCCCTAAAAGATAGAGAAGTACAGCACAGAGGAGTGACAGAGTTATTTATTGTTGCTGACATGCACGAGCGAAAAGCCAAGATGGCTGAGTTAGCCGATGCATTTATTGCTATGCCTGGTGGTATAGGAACACTGGAAGAGATATTTGAAATCTGGACTTGGGGGCAGCTTGGTTATCATCAAAAAGCCTGTGGGTTCCTGAACGTAGCTGGCTATTACGATCAGTTATTAGGTTTTATGAATACAGTAGTTGACCAAGAGTTTATGAGATCAGAATATGCCGATATGATGCAGGTGAGCGCCGAACCCGCTGAATTATTAGAGATGCTTTGCAACTATGCAGCCCCGCAAGAGAAGTGGAGCTAG
- a CDS encoding AEC family transporter, protein MLLSFQSILPLFLMIALGYVAKRTIFNINMLPGLNQFVYYLAVPALLFNAASKASIDNLINGPALAAFFLGAIVTAIIVVFGSRMFFKADSTEQLVLRALNGTFANYAYMGIPLTFAIFGNEAYAATVSIILAGNIFLIGGAQLLIESIRQKELGLRPILAILDRSLLRNPIFISTLLGLLFSANQVSMPAAIHTLLDMLAPAAIPVALFCLGASLQFAKTTIVLAELGWLVLIKLCIHPALTLAAFWLLDVEAPIWLATTVLLTALPTGALAHVVALKYDVFEKETSQIVVVTTVFSLLSVTLWMSWLQ, encoded by the coding sequence ATGTTGTTGAGCTTTCAGTCAATATTGCCGTTGTTTTTAATGATTGCGCTGGGGTATGTAGCTAAGAGAACCATATTTAATATCAATATGTTACCCGGGTTAAATCAGTTTGTTTATTACTTAGCAGTTCCCGCTTTACTGTTTAATGCTGCTAGTAAGGCGTCTATAGATAATTTGATAAATGGGCCTGCATTGGCCGCTTTCTTTTTGGGTGCTATTGTTACGGCCATTATTGTTGTTTTCGGTAGCCGTATGTTTTTTAAAGCAGACAGTACTGAGCAGTTAGTGCTTCGCGCTTTAAATGGTACCTTTGCCAATTATGCCTATATGGGGATTCCACTGACATTCGCGATATTTGGCAATGAAGCTTACGCTGCGACGGTCAGCATTATTCTTGCGGGGAATATTTTTCTCATTGGCGGTGCCCAATTATTGATAGAGTCCATACGCCAAAAAGAGCTAGGCCTTAGGCCTATTCTAGCCATTTTGGACCGTTCTTTATTGCGAAACCCTATCTTTATATCAACGCTGTTGGGGTTATTGTTTTCTGCTAATCAAGTGAGTATGCCTGCCGCCATCCATACACTATTAGATATGTTGGCTCCTGCTGCTATACCTGTGGCTTTATTTTGTTTAGGTGCCAGCTTGCAGTTTGCTAAAACAACAATTGTGCTAGCAGAGTTGGGCTGGCTGGTCCTAATTAAGCTGTGTATTCACCCTGCGCTTACATTAGCAGCATTTTGGTTACTGGATGTAGAAGCCCCAATCTGGTTAGCAACCACCGTATTACTTACAGCACTGCCTACAGGGGCGTTAGCGCATGTAGTGGCACTTAAGTATGACGTGTTCGAAAAAGAAACTTCTCAAATTGTCGTCGTCACGACGGTGTTTTCTTTATTAAGCGTAACGCTTTGGATGAGCTGGTTGCAGTAA
- a CDS encoding dodecin family protein, giving the protein MSIAKITEVTSSSKKSFDDALQKGVKRASKTIKNISSVWVKDQNATVVNGKIDEYRVTMKITFVLD; this is encoded by the coding sequence ATGTCTATTGCAAAAATTACTGAAGTTACATCGTCTTCTAAAAAAAGCTTTGATGACGCGCTCCAGAAAGGTGTTAAGCGTGCATCTAAAACAATCAAGAACATTAGTTCTGTTTGGGTTAAAGATCAGAATGCCACCGTTGTGAATGGCAAAATTGATGAATATCGAGTGACGATGAAAATCACTTTTGTTTTGGATTGA
- a CDS encoding FKBP-type peptidyl-prolyl cis-trans isomerase, translating to MQIAKDSVVQFTYTLKDVNGDIVEATDEDSPVAYLHGHNSMLPGLEKIMEGKSVGESVSETLQPADAYGERTEDSTQRVPVKHLQGAKKWKPGMTATVQTEQGNRQVTIVKMGKFMATVDTNHPLAGKVVTFDIEIKDIREATAEEIQHGHAHGAGGHQHD from the coding sequence ATGCAGATTGCAAAAGATTCAGTGGTTCAATTTACCTACACGCTGAAAGACGTAAATGGTGACATTGTTGAAGCAACAGATGAAGATTCGCCTGTTGCTTATTTGCACGGCCATAACAGTATGCTTCCTGGGCTTGAGAAGATCATGGAAGGCAAAAGTGTAGGGGAAAGTGTATCTGAAACATTGCAGCCAGCAGACGCTTACGGAGAGAGAACAGAAGACTCTACGCAACGAGTACCTGTTAAGCATTTACAAGGTGCTAAAAAGTGGAAGCCAGGTATGACGGCTACTGTGCAAACAGAACAGGGAAATCGCCAGGTTACTATCGTTAAGATGGGTAAATTTATGGCGACGGTTGATACTAATCACCCGCTTGCTGGCAAAGTAGTTACGTTTGATATTGAAATAAAAGACATTCGTGAAGCAACCGCTGAAGAAATTCAGCATGGTCATGCTCATGGCGCTGGCGGTCATCAACACGACTAG
- a CDS encoding alpha/beta hydrolase, protein MKQAQETLIPWEHDDGVLILRGWMTPNCGNNGRPIIHFLHGTGLSNLTYWPFLELFHGEYDLFLGSFEGHGDSDHAPRESYSDWQALTARALLCYEDFSKSWDPQLPIIGLAHSFGAIATTLMLHKQHRLFDQYILLDPVIYPQSMIALMRFLHLVGVAGRLPHVKQAKKRRQTWASRDDVQNNLKGRGVFKSWTPASLDSYIDHAIRPNEKGEWQLRCPPWLEARIFSGYPKKLWPAIAQLPEYTHILHSTKTYPFVPPAVRRAEKANAHIQLTEVEGGHCFMQERPKETYLHVKRLLRF, encoded by the coding sequence ATGAAGCAAGCACAAGAAACGCTAATTCCGTGGGAACATGATGATGGTGTATTAATACTGCGGGGGTGGATGACACCCAATTGTGGAAATAATGGCCGCCCAATTATCCATTTTCTGCATGGGACAGGATTGTCGAATTTAACTTACTGGCCCTTTCTCGAATTATTTCATGGAGAGTACGATCTATTTCTTGGCTCATTTGAGGGGCACGGGGATAGTGATCATGCTCCACGAGAGTCGTATTCGGATTGGCAGGCATTAACAGCTCGTGCGCTGCTGTGTTATGAAGACTTCAGCAAGAGCTGGGATCCACAACTACCCATTATTGGGCTGGCACATAGCTTCGGCGCTATCGCCACAACGTTGATGTTACATAAACAGCATCGCTTGTTTGATCAGTATATATTGCTGGACCCCGTTATTTACCCTCAGTCTATGATTGCACTGATGCGTTTTTTGCACCTGGTCGGTGTCGCTGGGCGTTTGCCCCATGTGAAGCAAGCAAAAAAAAGACGCCAAACATGGGCCAGTAGAGATGATGTGCAAAATAACCTTAAGGGTCGTGGCGTTTTTAAGAGTTGGACGCCTGCATCGTTAGATAGTTATATCGATCATGCTATACGGCCTAATGAAAAAGGTGAATGGCAATTGCGTTGTCCTCCTTGGTTGGAGGCTCGCATATTTTCTGGTTATCCTAAAAAACTATGGCCGGCTATCGCGCAGTTACCTGAATATACGCATATTTTACACAGCACCAAGACATATCCTTTTGTTCCGCCAGCAGTAAGGAGAGCAGAAAAAGCCAATGCACATATTCAACTCACAGAAGTTGAGGGTGGACATTGCTTTATGCAAGAAAGGCCAAAAGAAACCTATCTTCATGTTAAGCGTTTATTACGGTTCTAA
- a CDS encoding AAA family ATPase, translating to MITSLAINNYRSILNLIIPLGPLNVITGPNGTGKSNLYKALRLLSDTAQGGVVNSLAREGGLSSTYWAGPEKISNRMKKGVVPVQGSPLQAVKRLRLGFATQDYGYSISLGLPTPSRSKFSLDPEIKREVIWAGGFYRPASSLVDRNGSAVKLRKGRRWEVVAQHLNSFDSLFDQIADPGVAPEVFHMRELIRRWRFYDHFRTDADAPARKPQLGTRTPVLHHDGRDLAAALQTIREIGDPDVLDHAIADAFPGARVSVMPHEDGRFSIEFFQHGLLRPLTGAELSDGTLRYLLLIAALLTPRPPSLMVLNEPETSLHPDLLPALARLIIRISKVTQVWVVSHSNRLIAALNRDPGCHAIELEKVLGQSEVKGLSMLDEPPWYWPDKA from the coding sequence ATGATCACTTCCTTAGCGATTAATAATTACCGGTCAATTCTTAACTTAATTATTCCGCTGGGCCCACTTAATGTGATTACCGGCCCTAATGGCACGGGTAAGTCTAACCTGTATAAGGCATTACGCCTGTTATCTGATACGGCTCAAGGTGGTGTTGTTAATTCATTGGCGCGAGAGGGTGGTTTAAGCTCTACCTATTGGGCAGGGCCTGAAAAAATATCAAATCGGATGAAAAAGGGTGTCGTTCCCGTTCAAGGAAGTCCGTTACAAGCGGTTAAGCGTTTGCGTTTAGGTTTCGCTACACAAGACTATGGCTACTCAATCTCACTTGGGCTACCCACGCCGTCTCGCTCGAAATTTAGCTTGGACCCAGAGATTAAGCGTGAAGTAATTTGGGCGGGAGGTTTTTACCGGCCTGCATCTTCTTTAGTGGATCGAAATGGCTCCGCAGTAAAGCTACGTAAAGGAAGACGCTGGGAGGTTGTGGCACAGCACCTAAATAGTTTTGATAGTTTGTTTGACCAGATCGCAGACCCAGGTGTAGCGCCAGAAGTATTTCATATGCGTGAGCTAATAAGGCGTTGGCGCTTTTATGATCATTTTCGGACAGATGCCGATGCGCCTGCACGCAAGCCTCAACTAGGGACTCGAACACCGGTGTTGCACCATGACGGTCGTGATCTAGCCGCTGCTTTACAAACCATACGTGAAATTGGTGATCCTGATGTGCTTGATCATGCAATAGCAGATGCATTTCCCGGAGCACGAGTATCCGTAATGCCGCATGAGGATGGCCGGTTTTCTATTGAGTTTTTTCAACATGGGTTGTTACGTCCATTAACGGGTGCCGAATTATCAGATGGAACATTGCGCTATCTATTGTTGATCGCAGCATTATTGACACCAAGGCCACCCTCTCTAATGGTGTTAAATGAGCCGGAGACCAGTCTGCATCCTGATCTGTTACCTGCACTCGCCCGCTTAATTATACGTATCTCAAAAGTTACTCAGGTATGGGTGGTTTCGCATTCAAACCGTTTAATAGCCGCGCTTAATCGCGACCCCGGCTGTCATGCAATTGAACTAGAAAAAGTGTTGGGGCAATCAGAGGTCAAAGGTTTAAGTATGCTTGATGAGCCGCCCTGGTATTGGCCTGATAAAGCATGA
- a CDS encoding AraC family transcriptional regulator — MSQPSEWPLPPESSRFVVPRKTVAHLSTHTLTKGLYPIGLGYYKQAFNHTMLRRTHDDYLMIYCLDGEGELTLDHESYDIKAGDIIFLPRGVPHAYRASELTPWTIYWIHFSGEQSEDFIDYLAVRENNFVLPLGIHARLTSDLESLLECRQSSYNLSAFVHAANLLRQILTHIAQLQPLAKQQKAAHNFDLELIHSLMQARAHEQLDLDTLAETANLSKFHFIKKYKELTGTTPINHFIHLKIERACHLLDVTTKSINEISFAVGYEDAYYFSRIFKKIMGISPSQYRRMRMGTYPYSY, encoded by the coding sequence ATGAGCCAACCATCAGAATGGCCACTCCCCCCCGAGAGCTCAAGATTCGTTGTGCCCCGCAAAACCGTGGCTCACCTCAGCACTCATACATTAACAAAAGGGCTATACCCCATAGGCCTTGGGTACTATAAACAAGCGTTTAACCATACTATGTTGCGGCGCACACATGATGACTATTTAATGATCTATTGTCTTGATGGCGAAGGCGAGTTAACACTGGATCATGAGTCTTATGATATTAAAGCTGGCGATATCATATTCCTACCAAGAGGAGTACCACATGCCTATAGAGCATCCGAACTAACGCCATGGACTATCTACTGGATTCATTTTTCAGGCGAGCAAAGTGAGGATTTCATTGACTATCTTGCTGTTCGTGAAAATAATTTTGTATTGCCGCTGGGAATCCATGCACGACTTACAAGCGACCTAGAGTCCCTACTGGAGTGCCGTCAATCAAGTTATAACCTCAGTGCATTTGTACATGCAGCCAACCTTCTTCGCCAGATACTAACGCACATAGCGCAGCTACAACCATTGGCCAAGCAACAAAAAGCCGCCCACAACTTTGACTTAGAGCTCATTCACAGCCTTATGCAAGCCAGGGCCCACGAGCAATTAGACTTAGATACGTTGGCAGAAACAGCCAACCTATCAAAATTTCATTTTATCAAAAAATATAAAGAACTCACGGGCACCACACCGATTAACCATTTCATACATCTAAAAATTGAACGTGCCTGCCATTTGCTTGATGTAACAACGAAATCAATTAATGAAATAAGCTTTGCCGTGGGTTATGAAGATGCCTACTATTTTTCTCGAATCTTCAAAAAAATCATGGGCATTTCACCCAGCCAGTATCGACGCATGCGAATGGGAACCTACCCTTATTCCTATTAA
- a CDS encoding CoA-acylating methylmalonate-semialdehyde dehydrogenase: protein MTQQVQLLINGELVSSKSDNWIPVTNPATQEVIAQVPCATADEVEQAVDAAKVAFETWKETPVGERARLMLRYQALLKDNHDEIAKILALETGKTFEDAKGDVWRGIEVVEHACNIASLSMGETVENVARKIDCYSITQPLGVCVGITPFNFPAMIPLWMFPMAIACGNTFVLKPSEQDPLTPMFLAKLFQDAGAPAGLLQVVHGTKDAVNQLLTHKDTPAISFVGSVAVGEHIYRTGTDKMKRVQAFAGAKNHMVIMPDAAKNQVVNSIAGASVGAGGQRCMAISVAVFVGSAREWIPEVRDALAKVRPGVWDDEGAGYGPLINPQAKERVLRFIQEGKDAGADCILDGSECVVEGYPDGNWVGPTMFRNVSTNMSIYQEEIFGPVLIALEVDTLDEAIALINDNPYGNGTSMFTSSGAAARKYQHEIKVGQVGINVPVPVPLPMFSFTGWRKSFYGDQHAYGKQAVRFYTETKTVTARWFEDDIDTGVNTSINLK, encoded by the coding sequence ATGACTCAACAAGTACAACTTCTAATCAACGGCGAACTCGTAAGTAGTAAATCTGATAACTGGATTCCTGTAACAAACCCAGCTACGCAGGAAGTTATTGCACAAGTACCTTGTGCAACTGCTGATGAAGTAGAGCAAGCTGTTGATGCGGCAAAGGTTGCTTTTGAAACGTGGAAAGAAACGCCAGTAGGAGAGCGTGCACGCTTAATGCTGCGTTACCAGGCGTTGCTTAAAGATAACCATGATGAGATTGCTAAAATACTCGCACTAGAAACAGGCAAAACTTTTGAAGATGCTAAAGGGGATGTTTGGCGTGGTATTGAGGTCGTTGAACATGCCTGTAACATCGCTTCACTGAGCATGGGTGAAACCGTTGAAAACGTTGCTCGTAAAATTGATTGCTACAGCATTACTCAGCCTTTGGGTGTGTGTGTTGGTATTACACCATTTAACTTCCCAGCGATGATTCCTCTGTGGATGTTCCCAATGGCCATTGCTTGCGGTAACACTTTTGTTCTTAAGCCTTCTGAGCAAGATCCTCTAACACCGATGTTCTTGGCTAAGTTGTTCCAAGATGCGGGTGCTCCTGCTGGTTTGTTACAAGTGGTTCACGGTACAAAAGATGCTGTTAACCAACTACTAACACATAAAGATACACCGGCTATCTCGTTTGTTGGTTCGGTTGCTGTAGGTGAACATATCTACCGTACAGGTACGGACAAAATGAAGCGTGTACAGGCATTTGCCGGTGCTAAAAACCATATGGTGATCATGCCTGATGCGGCTAAAAACCAGGTAGTTAATAGCATTGCGGGTGCTTCTGTAGGTGCCGGTGGTCAGCGTTGTATGGCTATCTCTGTTGCTGTATTTGTGGGTAGTGCACGTGAGTGGATCCCTGAAGTACGTGATGCATTGGCAAAAGTTCGCCCTGGTGTATGGGATGATGAAGGTGCTGGATACGGCCCGTTGATCAACCCTCAAGCCAAAGAGCGTGTTTTGCGCTTTATCCAAGAAGGTAAAGATGCCGGTGCTGATTGTATTCTGGATGGTTCAGAGTGCGTAGTTGAAGGTTATCCTGATGGTAACTGGGTTGGGCCAACGATGTTCCGCAATGTGTCTACTAATATGTCAATCTATCAGGAAGAGATCTTCGGACCTGTATTGATTGCTTTAGAAGTCGATACGCTAGATGAAGCGATTGCTTTGATTAATGACAACCCGTACGGTAACGGTACGTCAATGTTCACATCTTCTGGTGCGGCTGCTCGTAAATATCAGCACGAGATCAAGGTAGGTCAGGTGGGTATTAATGTACCTGTACCTGTGCCTCTTCCAATGTTCTCGTTCACCGGTTGGAGAAAATCTTTCTACGGTGATCAACATGCCTATGGTAAGCAGGCAGTGCGTTTTTACACTGAAACTAAAACAGTGACAGCGCGCTGGTTTGAAGATGATATCGATACCGGTGTTAACACTAGTATCAACTTGAAGTAA
- a CDS encoding acyl-CoA dehydrogenase family protein, translating to MDFELNEDQIAFSDMARAFAQNEMEPHAAKWDQEQIFPVDVLQKAGELGFCGLYSPDDVGGLGLGRLDSSIIFEQLAMGCTSTTAFITIHNMATWMIADFGNEETRQFWCPELTAGQKLASYCLTEPNAGSDAASLKTTARKDGDEYVLNGSKIFISGAGATDVLVVMARTGEDGPKGISAFAVDAKAAGITYGRKEEKMGWNSQPTRLITFEDARIPASCLMGNEGDGFKIAMKGLDGGRINIATCSIGTAQAALNHAIQYMGERKQFGRTLENFQALQFKIATMNTELVAARQMVRLAASKLDDKHPDRSTYCAMAKRFATDVGFKVCDEALQIFGGYGYIKEYPMERYVRDNRVHRILEGTNEIMNVIIARRLLLKDAADIL from the coding sequence ATGGATTTTGAACTTAACGAAGATCAGATCGCATTTTCCGATATGGCGCGAGCATTCGCTCAAAATGAGATGGAACCCCATGCGGCAAAATGGGATCAAGAACAAATTTTCCCAGTGGATGTTTTGCAAAAGGCGGGTGAGCTTGGTTTTTGCGGATTGTATTCCCCCGACGATGTAGGCGGTTTGGGCCTTGGTCGTCTTGATTCAAGTATTATTTTTGAACAACTCGCGATGGGTTGTACTTCCACGACAGCTTTTATCACTATTCATAATATGGCGACGTGGATGATTGCTGATTTTGGCAATGAAGAGACACGACAGTTTTGGTGCCCCGAATTAACGGCAGGTCAAAAACTCGCTTCTTATTGCTTAACTGAGCCTAATGCAGGTTCTGATGCTGCTTCATTAAAAACAACGGCACGTAAAGACGGTGATGAATACGTTCTTAATGGCAGTAAAATCTTTATTTCGGGTGCCGGAGCTACCGATGTATTAGTAGTGATGGCGCGTACGGGTGAAGATGGTCCAAAAGGTATCTCAGCTTTTGCGGTTGATGCCAAAGCGGCAGGTATAACCTATGGCCGTAAAGAAGAAAAAATGGGTTGGAATAGCCAGCCTACGCGACTGATTACTTTTGAAGATGCCAGAATTCCTGCTTCATGCCTAATGGGTAACGAGGGTGATGGCTTTAAAATTGCCATGAAAGGGTTGGATGGAGGACGCATCAACATTGCGACATGTTCAATCGGTACTGCTCAGGCGGCACTTAATCACGCTATTCAATATATGGGCGAGCGAAAGCAGTTTGGTCGTACCCTTGAAAACTTTCAGGCGTTACAGTTCAAAATCGCGACTATGAACACAGAGCTAGTCGCTGCCCGCCAGATGGTGCGCCTTGCTGCTAGCAAGCTTGATGATAAGCATCCCGACCGTTCTACTTACTGTGCAATGGCAAAGCGCTTTGCTACGGATGTAGGTTTTAAGGTCTGTGATGAGGCGCTGCAGATTTTTGGTGGGTATGGCTACATTAAAGAATATCCGATGGAACGTTATGTGCGTGATAATCGTGTGCATCGTATTCTTGAAGGTACCAATGAAATAATGAATGTCATTATTGCACGTCGTCTATTGTTAAAAGATGCAGCTGATATTCTGTAA